A portion of the Misgurnus anguillicaudatus chromosome 16, ASM2758022v2, whole genome shotgun sequence genome contains these proteins:
- the LOC141350085 gene encoding uncharacterized protein — MSSRRCVFRCERQTTLFGLPIEESLRNQWSVFLYNAVPDQYSLNVRLCAAHFTEDCFLNIGEYRAGCAHRLRVKSGAVPTLPLQSGTSESQHSTYHQARSSEQLSTSSRSYDVECQTDSTDTLPAASPKTRSIGTQLSWGTLKVTHTRSKGMQAKVSSFDVGTETTPSFHLLPFSSTPIKAPTFTQRKRSCLELDEEDEDTDISQSVAEPLDSTYNPDNSAVTEASVLEASVVHEQTTYNVSKYIVFESCLRELFETCPLCKTKCEVQCRRMGTYVSFIQLCPRCSYYRKWESQPIIRSTPVGNLMLSAAIYFSGASFFQFQKICKAMQLQIIRYDAFRRHARNYLEPAIVHKWKLDQNNLFRKLQEEGKVAVAGDMRADTPGHSAKYGSYTLMHLDSNTILDMQLVQSNEVGGSYHMEKEGLKRCLDHLESNSLALDYIVTDRHPQIQKFLRERNIVQYYDVWHFEKGLSKKLDKLSQKKECEILKKWLRSIKNHVYWSATSSSTGPEKVAKWTSLIDHIQNVHTHDNPLFPKCVHPDRVSTDPKKWFEPGSMPLHKVEKMLNNKRVLKDVEKLSHHHQTSSLEAFHSVILRFAPKNVVFPFIGMLCRLYLAAMHYNENGDREQATTTSGQPMFRIVFPKSKKGGCTAKPIKTAPTYDYVSDLMKLVFEEVFPDPATFVDELKSIPVPTTLSSQFEKPSKEEVIGSRISRFSQGVVESLHTVHPDQGTPAESEAQHRMGEQL, encoded by the exons ATGTCGAGTAGACGCTGCGTGTTTCGTTGCGAAAGgcaaactactttgtttggccttCCAATAGAGGAATCATTAAGAAACCAGTGGTCAGTTTTTCTTTACAACGCTGTTCCAGACCAATACAGCTTAAATGTTCGATTGTGTGCTGCACATTTTACGGAGGATTGCTTTCTGAACATTGGGGAATACAGGGCTGGATGTGCACACAGGCTTCGTGTTAAAAGTGGAGCAGTTCCAACTTTACCCCTACAGTCTGGCACTTCTGAATCCCAGCAT AGTACATATCATCAGGCCCGCAGTTCAGAACAATTATCCACTTCATCACGAAGTTATGATGTTGAATGTCAAACGGACAGTACCGATACACTGCCTGCAGCCTCTCCAAAGACGCGAtccattggcacacagctgtcTTGGGGTACACTAAAGGTCACGCATACGCGGAGCAAAG GCATGCAGGCTAAGGTTTCTTCTTTTGATGTTGGTACTGAAACTACTCCCAGTTTCCACTTATTACCATTTTCTTCAACTCCCATCAAAGCCCCTACTTTCACACAACGTAAAAGGTCTTGTCTAGAGTTGGATGAAGAGGACGAAGACACAGACATTTCACAAAGCGTTGCTGAACCACTTGATTCAACGTATAACCCAGACAACTCTGCTGTTACGGAGGCGTCTGTACTGGAGGCATCTGTAGTGCA TGAACAGACAACATACAATGTTTCAAAATACATTGTTTTTGAAAGCTGCCTCCGAGAGCTATTTGAGACATGTCCACTTTGCAAAACAAAGTGTGAGGTTCAATGTAGACGAATGGGCACCTATGTGTCATTCATTCAGCTATGTCCAAGATGCAGTTACTACAGAAAGTGGGAGAGTCAGCCGATCATTAGAAGTACCCCTGTTGGAAACCTAATGTTGTCTGCTGCTATTTACTTTAGTGGGGCGTCTTTCTTTCAGTTTCAAAAG ATTTGCAAAGCCATGCAGCTTCAGATCATTCGCTATGATGCGTTTAGGAGGCATGCTAGGAATTACCTAGAGCCTGCTATAGTACACAAGTGGAAATTGGATCAGAACAATCTTTTCCGTAAGCTCCAAGAAGAGGGAAAGGTGGCAGTTGCTGGAGATATGAGGGCTGATACACCGG GGCACTCAGCAAAGTATGGCAGCTACACCTTGATGCATCTGGACAGCAACACCATTCTTGACATGCAGCTTGTTCAG AGTAACGAGGTAGGTGGTAGCTACCACATGGAGAAGGAGGGCTTGAAGCGTTGTCTTGATCATCTAGAGTCTAACAGTTTGGCATTGGATTACATTGTAACGGATCGTCATCCACAGATCCAGAAGTTTCTTAGGGAACGCAACATCGTACAGTACTATGATGTGTGGCACTTCGAAAAAG GTTTGTCTAAAAAATTGGACAAACTTTCACAAAAAAAGGAGTGTGAAATATTGAAGAAGTGGTTGCGGAGCATAAAGAACCATGTGTACTGGAGTGCTACATCGTCGTCTACTGGTCCTGAGAAGGTTGCCAAGTGGACATCCCTGATTGACCACATCCAAAACGTACACACCCATGATAACCCTCTATTCCCAAAATGTGTACATCCAGACAGAGTCTCTACAGATCCCAAAAAATGGTTTGAACCAG GGTCAATGCCTCTACACAAAGTGGAAAAGATGCTTAACAACAAGCGAGTCCTAAAGGATGTTGAAAAGCTCAGTCACCATCACCAGACATCTTCACTAGAGGCTTTCCACAGTGTGATCCTGCGGTTTGCACCCAAAAACGTTGTCTTCCCTTTCATTGGGATGTTGTGCAG GTTGTACCTTGCAGCAATGCACTACAACGAAAACGGAGACCGTGAACAGGCAACAACCACGTCAGGGCAACCAATGTTCAGGATTGTTTTTCCTAAGTCAAAGAAGGGTGGATGTACTGCAAAGCCAATCAAAACAGCCCCAACTTATG ATTATGTATCAGACTTGATGAAGCTTGTCTTTGAAGAGGTGTTTCCAGACCCTGCTACATTTGTAGATGAGCTAAAAAGCATCCCAGTTCCCACCACACTGTCCTCTCAGTTTGAAAAGCCTTCAAAGGAGGAAGTTATTGGCAGCCGCATCTCACGCTTCAGTCAAGGGGTGGTCGAAAGCCTACATACTGTCCATCCGGATCAGGGAACTCCAGCCGAATCCGAAGCACAACACAGGATGGGAGAACAACTCTGA